The Clostridia bacterium region ACGGGATATAGAATAGTGAAAATAAGCGTGTCGGGCGAAACGTCCCCGTGACACGTGAAAGGAGAATTGTATTTGAAGGCTATACTCAGCAGGTTGAGGCGGGCAGTACATCAATTTGATATGATTCGTGATGGCGATAGTATCGCTGTAGGCGTTTCCGGGGGAAAAGACAGCATGGCGCTTT contains the following coding sequences:
- a CDS encoding tRNA 2-thiocytidine(32) synthetase TtcA — translated: MKAILSRLRRAVHQFDMIRDGDSIAVGVSGGKDSMAL